The Chloroflexota bacterium region AGCCTTGGGGATTCCGCAGGAGGACCGTCACCGTCTTGGCATCGGTGTCCACCAGCCAGTATTCCTTCACGCCGTGTTTGGCGTAAAGCGAGCGTTTGAAGGTCTGGTCTCGCTCTGCCGTGGAA contains the following coding sequences:
- a CDS encoding Uma2 family endonuclease, whose translation is STAERDQTFKRSLYAKHGVKEYWLVDTDAKTVTVLLRNPQGFAVVGVCGEGQTLDSPTLEKFIIKPDEIF